Below is a window of Vicinamibacterales bacterium DNA.
GATTCAGGGTGGAACTGCACGCCGTGCACCGGCCACTCGCGGTGGCGCAGCCCCATGATGATCCCGTCGTCCGTCCGTGCCGAAATCTGCAGGACCGGCGGCGGCGGATCGGCGACGATGAGCGAATGGTAGCGCCCGGCGACGAACGGCTGCGAGACGCCGGCGAAGACGCCGGTGCCGTCGTGCTGCACCGACGAGACCTTGCCGTGCATGAGCACCGGCGCGCGGATCACCTCGCCGCCGAAGGCATAGCCGATTCCCTGATGCCCCAGGCAGACGCCGAGCACCGGCACGCGGCTGCCGAGCACGCGGATGACCTCGACGCTGATGCCGGCGTCCTCGGGACGGCCGGGACCGGGCGAGATGACGATGCGGTCCGGCTGCATCGCTTCGACCTCGCCGAGCGAGATCTGGTTGTTGCGGCGCACGTCCGGCGCATGCCCGAACTCGCCGAGGTACTGGGCGAGGTTATAGGTGAACGAATCGTAATTATCCAGGAGCAGGACCTTCACAGCTCGGTCTCCGCCATCTCGATGGCCTGCAGCAGCGCGCGCGCCTTGTCGCACGTCTCTTCGTATTCCGCCGCAGGGTTCGAGTCGGCGACGATGCCGGCGCCGGCCTGCACGCGGGCGACGCCGTCGCGCAGGCTGATCGTGCGGATGGCGATGCAGAAGTCCAGGTTGCCGGCGAAGTCGATGTAGCCGACCGCTCCCGCGTAGAGATCGCGGCGGGTCGGCTCGAGCTCCGAGAGGATCTCCATCGCGCGGATTTTCGGCGCGCCCGACACCGTTCCCGCCGGGAAGCACGACACGAGGGCGTCGAGGTGGTCGCGGTCGTCCGAGAGCCGCCCTTCGACCGTCGACACCAGGTGCATGACGTGCGAGTAGCGCTCGAGCCCCATGTACTGCGGCACCTTGACGGTGCCGAACTCGCAGACGCGGCCGAGATCGTTGCGGCCGAGATCGACGAGCATCACGTGCTCGGCGCGCTCCTTCTCGTTGCGCTTCAGTTCGTCGGCGAGCCGGAGGTCTTCTTCTTCGTTGCGGCCGCGCGGACGGGTTCCGGCGATCGGATGCGTTTCGACATGCTGCCCTTCCACCCGCACCAGCATCTCCGGCGAGGATCCGACGATGGCGGACTTGCCCATGCGGATGAAATACATGTAAGGGGACGGGTTGACGTGGCGGAGCGCGCGGTAGACCGTCAGCGGTTCGGCTTCGACTCTGGCTTCGAAGCGGTGCGACAGCACCGCCTGGTAGATGTCTCCCGCGGCGATGCGTTCCTTGATGGCGCGCACGCCCGCCTCATAGGTTTCGCGCGTCTGGTTCGACGCCACTGCCGGCGCCTTGCGGCGCCCCGGCTCGGAATGCGAGAGACCTCGCTCGAGCTCCCGCTCGAGGAACTGGATCTTGGCGCAGGCGAACTGATACAGCGCGGCGAGATCCTCGTCGGCGGTGACGCGGGCGTTGGCAATGATCAGGATGCGGTGCTTGACGTGATCGAAGGCCAGCACCGTATCGAACAGCATGAACCCGGCATCGTCGGCCTGATCGTTCCCGTCGCGTGGAGCGGCGGAGCTCGTGCGCCAGGCCGCGCGATCCCATGCCGAGGCGAGCGCCGGCTCGAACGTCACCGACGCGTCGTAGCCGATGAAGCCGACGGCGCCGCCGGTGAACCGCGGCAGCCCTTGCACGAAGGGCGCGCGGAACTCGGCCATCAGGCGGCGCAGCACCGGCACGAACGGCTCGTCCGATTCGGTCGTCACGCCGGAGCGATCGACGATCGTCCGTCCGCCGCGCGCGCGCAGCACGAGGAACGGGTCCTTGCCGAGGAACGAGTAGCGCGCGACCTGCTCCCCGCCTTCCACGCTCTCGAACAGGAACGCGTAGTCGGAGTGCTCGGCAATCTTCAGGAAGGCGGACACCGGCGTCAGCAGATCCGCCATGATCTCCTTGACCACCGGCACGAACGTGCCGCGCCGCGCCAGCTCTTTGAACTCGTCGAACGTCGTCTGTTTCATGCCGCTGATCTCTCGCCACCGACGCCACGGATTACACGGATTACACGGACCACACCGAGCACACGGATCATGTCGAGCGCGCCTTGATTGCGCTCGCCACGGCATCCTCGAACAGGCCCGCGGGCGGGCGCTGGCCGGTCCAGATTTCGAACTGCCGTTCGGCCTGCGCGACGAGCATGGCGAGGCCGCCGATCACGGTGCAGCCGCCCGCGGCCGCGGCGGCCATCAACTCCGTCGGATCGGGGTCGTACACGAGGTCGTAGACCAGCGTGCCGTCGAACGGACCGGTGTACGGCGTACCGGGGACGCCGCGGCTGCCGACCGGCGTCGCGTTGACGAGCACGTCCCACGAGCCGGACGGCGGGGGCCAATCCAAGGACGCGGCGCCGATCGCACCGGCCACCGTGGCGGCGGCCTCGGGACGCCGTGCGGCGATCGCGACGGAGGCGCCTTCCCGACGGAGCGCGAGGCCGACGCCGCGCGCCGCGCCGCCGGCGCCGAGGATCACCGTCCGCAGTCCGCGCAGCGTCGGGACGCGCGCGCGCAGCGGCTCCAGGAAGCCGTCGGCGTCGGTGTTGCTCCCGACCCACTTCGCCTGGCCGGGCCGCGCCGCACCGCCGTCGCGCACGGCGATCGTGTTCACTGCCCCGGCGGCGGCCGCGGCGGGCGCGACGTCGTCGAGCAGCGGCATCACGTCCCGTTTGTAGGGAATGGTCACGCTCGCGCCGCGCAGCCCGATCGCACCGCCGAATTCGCGGAGCCCCTCGAGATCGCGGGTGTCGAGCGGCACGTACGCGGCGTTGAGACCCAGCGCGGCGAATCCGGCGTTGTGCATCGCCGGCGACAGCGATCCCGTCACCGGGCGGCCGATGACCATGTAGACCGCGGCGTCGCGCCGGATCCGGCGGAAGCGGAACTCGTGCTGCAGCCGGGCGGCGGTAATCTGCCCCGGCGCGATCGCCGGACCGGCGTAGGTCCAGCGCGAGCCGAAACGGTCGGCGAGCACACGCGTCGCCAGTCCCGCCGCGCCCATCCCGATCACGATCGACGAGCCGTCGCCGTTGGCCGCGTCCAGCAGGGCGTGAAGCTCTGACGGCCGTTCGGTGGTGACGGCAAGCTTCGCGATCTCGCCGCCTTTGCCGCGCAGTCGCGCCAGGATTCCGCGGACGTCGTGCGGCGTGCCGGAGAAGTCGTGGCGCGACACGATCACGCCGCGGCCGCCGCGCGCCCGAATCAGGGGATCGACGTCGGCATCCCACTCGACGTCGATGAACTCGGCGCCAAGCTCGTGCGCCCG
It encodes the following:
- a CDS encoding type I 3-dehydroquinate dehydratase, translating into MTVVGRDAAAIRAARQAAEPDADLVELRLDAMLRPDPDAALAGRIKPAIVTCRPLREGGMFDGSEDERLGILHRAHELGAEFIDVEWDADVDPLIRARGGRGVIVSRHDFSGTPHDVRGILARLRGKGGEIAKLAVTTERPSELHALLDAANGDGSSIVIGMGAAGLATRVLADRFGSRWTYAGPAIAPGQITAARLQHEFRFRRIRRDAAVYMVIGRPVTGSLSPAMHNAGFAALGLNAAYVPLDTRDLEGLREFGGAIGLRGASVTIPYKRDVMPLLDDVAPAAAAAGAVNTIAVRDGGAARPGQAKWVGSNTDADGFLEPLRARVPTLRGLRTVILGAGGAARGVGLALRREGASVAIAARRPEAAATVAGAIGAASLDWPPPSGSWDVLVNATPVGSRGVPGTPYTGPFDGTLVYDLVYDPDPTELMAAAAAGGCTVIGGLAMLVAQAERQFEIWTGQRPPAGLFEDAVASAIKARST
- the trpE gene encoding anthranilate synthase component I — encoded protein: MKQTTFDEFKELARRGTFVPVVKEIMADLLTPVSAFLKIAEHSDYAFLFESVEGGEQVARYSFLGKDPFLVLRARGGRTIVDRSGVTTESDEPFVPVLRRLMAEFRAPFVQGLPRFTGGAVGFIGYDASVTFEPALASAWDRAAWRTSSAAPRDGNDQADDAGFMLFDTVLAFDHVKHRILIIANARVTADEDLAALYQFACAKIQFLERELERGLSHSEPGRRKAPAVASNQTRETYEAGVRAIKERIAAGDIYQAVLSHRFEARVEAEPLTVYRALRHVNPSPYMYFIRMGKSAIVGSSPEMLVRVEGQHVETHPIAGTRPRGRNEEEDLRLADELKRNEKERAEHVMLVDLGRNDLGRVCEFGTVKVPQYMGLERYSHVMHLVSTVEGRLSDDRDHLDALVSCFPAGTVSGAPKIRAMEILSELEPTRRDLYAGAVGYIDFAGNLDFCIAIRTISLRDGVARVQAGAGIVADSNPAAEYEETCDKARALLQAIEMAETEL
- a CDS encoding aminodeoxychorismate/anthranilate synthase component II, with the translated sequence MKVLLLDNYDSFTYNLAQYLGEFGHAPDVRRNNQISLGEVEAMQPDRIVISPGPGRPEDAGISVEVIRVLGSRVPVLGVCLGHQGIGYAFGGEVIRAPVLMHGKVSSVQHDGTGVFAGVSQPFVAGRYHSLIVADPPPPVLQISARTDDGIIMGLRHREWPVHGVQFHPESVLTGEGRKILRNFLETRG